A window of the Acidimicrobiales bacterium genome harbors these coding sequences:
- a CDS encoding TIGR03560 family F420-dependent LLM class oxidoreductase gives MQATKLGFQIPNFTYADVAPAQLFDAVAAQAVAAETSGFDTVFVMDHFCQLPMMGTPDQEMVEAYTLLGALAARTSTARLGTLVTGVTYREPAVLAKVVTALDVISGGRALLGIGAAWFELEHDALGVEFPPLRERYEHLVDALEICRGMFRQPSTTYEGTHHSVKDAYNSPAPINGDIGILIGGQGERKTFRLAAQYANELNMTANFDDVPRKLEALQGHLDDLGRDRSDISVTPLGFLALAETHDAAVEMLSGRLRFMGVDPAILDDRPAAEKLLGRVIYGDPDEVTDQVQRLMALGLDGLVVNMPSAHSTEAVAMAGEVLTRALDG, from the coding sequence ATGCAGGCCACCAAGCTCGGTTTCCAGATCCCCAACTTCACCTATGCCGACGTTGCACCGGCGCAGCTCTTCGATGCGGTGGCCGCCCAGGCAGTCGCCGCCGAGACCTCCGGGTTCGACACGGTGTTCGTGATGGACCACTTCTGCCAGTTGCCGATGATGGGCACGCCCGACCAGGAGATGGTCGAGGCCTACACGTTGCTCGGCGCCCTCGCCGCTCGCACGTCGACGGCCCGGCTCGGCACGCTCGTCACCGGCGTGACCTACCGCGAGCCCGCGGTGCTGGCCAAGGTGGTCACGGCGCTCGACGTGATCTCCGGCGGTCGAGCCCTGCTGGGTATCGGGGCTGCCTGGTTCGAACTCGAACACGATGCGCTGGGTGTCGAGTTCCCGCCGCTTCGCGAGCGATACGAGCACTTGGTCGACGCGCTCGAGATCTGCCGGGGCATGTTCCGCCAGCCGTCCACCACCTACGAGGGCACCCACCATTCGGTGAAGGACGCCTACAACTCACCCGCCCCGATCAACGGCGACATCGGCATCCTCATCGGCGGGCAGGGGGAGCGCAAGACCTTCCGCCTGGCGGCGCAGTACGCCAACGAACTCAACATGACCGCCAACTTCGACGACGTACCTCGCAAGCTCGAGGCGCTCCAGGGGCATCTCGACGACCTCGGGCGTGATCGGTCCGACATCAGTGTCACCCCGCTCGGGTTCCTCGCCCTCGCCGAGACCCACGACGCAGCGGTCGAGATGCTGAGCGGTCGATTGCGGTTCATGGGTGTCGACCCGGCGATCCTCGACGATCGCCCGGCCGCCGAGAAGCTGCTGGGCCGGGTCATCTACGGCGATCCCGACGAGGTGACCGATCAGGTCCAGCGCCTGATGGCGCTCGGGCTCGACGGTCTCGTGGTCAACATGCCGTCGGCGCATTCGACCGAGGCCGTGGCCATGGCGGGCGAGGTGCTCACCCGAGCCCTGGACGGCTGA
- the miaB gene encoding tRNA (N6-isopentenyl adenosine(37)-C2)-methylthiotransferase MiaB has protein sequence MADSPKRYLVKTYGCQMNEHDSERIAGSLEADGYTATDAVADADVVVLNTCCIRENADNKLYGALGNLKVAKQENPNLQIVVSGCLAQKDKDEIQRRAGHVDVVFGTHNVHRATELMAKARVQGPITEIWDQADADDDAAFASALPAKRNVDYAGWLTIQVGCDNNCAFCIVPAVRGAEISRPIAHIIAEAEQAAAEGVTEITLLGQNVNSYGRDLTLAARKAGEDVRIRPMFAQLLREMGRIDGIRRVRYTSPHPKDMTPDVYAAMAETPNVVPHLHFPLQSGSDRILSAMHRGYTAERYLEKLVEARSMIPDLAVSTDIIVGFPGETDADFERTLEVAAAAEYDSAYTFVYSPRPGTEAAEMVEDFCDPDAVKERYAALRTVIERSALAKYRARIGMVEEVIVEGPSKKDPAVLTGRTAQNKLVHFSAEPLPQGAGRVGTYLNVRVTDAKHQYMLGDFVEVTHRATHRTKIPVLALD, from the coding sequence ATGGCTGACTCCCCGAAGCGCTACCTGGTCAAGACCTACGGCTGCCAGATGAACGAGCACGACTCCGAGCGCATCGCCGGATCGCTCGAGGCCGACGGCTACACGGCCACCGATGCGGTGGCCGATGCCGACGTGGTCGTGCTGAACACCTGCTGTATCCGGGAGAACGCCGACAACAAGCTGTATGGCGCGCTCGGCAACCTGAAAGTGGCCAAGCAGGAGAACCCGAACCTTCAGATCGTCGTCAGCGGCTGCCTCGCCCAGAAGGACAAAGACGAGATCCAGCGCCGGGCCGGCCATGTCGACGTCGTCTTCGGCACGCACAACGTGCACCGGGCGACCGAACTCATGGCGAAGGCCCGCGTGCAGGGCCCGATCACCGAGATCTGGGATCAGGCCGACGCCGACGACGATGCCGCCTTCGCCTCGGCGCTCCCGGCCAAGCGCAACGTCGACTACGCCGGCTGGCTGACCATTCAGGTCGGCTGCGACAACAATTGTGCCTTCTGCATCGTGCCTGCCGTTCGCGGTGCCGAGATCAGCCGGCCGATCGCCCACATCATCGCCGAAGCAGAACAGGCGGCGGCCGAGGGGGTCACCGAGATCACGCTGCTGGGCCAGAACGTCAACTCCTACGGTCGCGACCTCACGCTCGCCGCCCGCAAGGCCGGTGAAGACGTCCGCATCCGTCCGATGTTCGCCCAGCTGCTGCGCGAGATGGGTCGGATCGACGGCATCCGCCGGGTCCGTTACACCAGCCCCCACCCCAAGGACATGACCCCCGACGTCTACGCCGCCATGGCCGAGACGCCGAACGTCGTGCCGCACCTGCACTTCCCGCTGCAGTCGGGTTCGGATCGGATCCTGTCGGCCATGCACCGGGGCTATACCGCCGAGCGCTACCTCGAGAAGCTGGTCGAGGCCCGCTCGATGATCCCTGATCTCGCCGTCAGCACCGACATCATCGTCGGCTTCCCCGGCGAGACCGACGCCGATTTCGAGCGCACGCTCGAGGTCGCAGCAGCGGCCGAGTACGACTCGGCCTACACGTTCGTCTACTCGCCCCGCCCCGGCACCGAGGCCGCCGAGATGGTCGAGGACTTCTGCGACCCCGATGCCGTCAAGGAGCGCTACGCCGCGCTGCGCACAGTGATCGAGCGTTCGGCGCTCGCCAAGTATCGGGCTCGGATCGGGATGGTCGAAGAGGTCATCGTCGAGGGCCCGTCCAAGAAGGACCCCGCGGTGCTCACCGGTCGCACGGCGCAGAACAAGCTGGTCCACTTCTCGGCCGAGCCGCTCCCTCAAGGGGCCGGACGGGTCGGCACCTACCTCAACGTTCGGGTCACCGACGCCAAGCATCAGTACATGCTCGGCGACTTCGTCGAGGTCACTCATCGCGCCACCCACCGCACCAAGATTCCCGTGCTCGCCCTCGACTGA
- a CDS encoding GNAT family N-acetyltransferase yields the protein MADDDIGPIEFADDEVVPIADLVALYEAVGWLIQAADPDALARAVDRSTYVTTARDADGQLIGLARCLSDDVSIMYLQDVLVHPDHQRARIGTVLVGACLHRFEHVRRMVLMTDDEAGQHEFYRSLGFTNLADLAPLNLHTFVKISALPPS from the coding sequence ATGGCTGACGACGACATCGGACCGATCGAGTTCGCCGACGACGAGGTCGTGCCGATCGCCGATCTCGTTGCCCTCTACGAGGCCGTCGGTTGGTTGATCCAGGCGGCCGATCCCGATGCCCTGGCCCGAGCGGTCGACCGCTCCACCTACGTCACGACCGCACGCGACGCCGACGGTCAGCTGATCGGCCTGGCCCGCTGCTTGTCCGACGACGTCTCGATCATGTACCTCCAGGACGTCCTGGTGCACCCCGACCACCAGCGGGCCCGCATCGGCACGGTCCTGGTCGGCGCCTGCCTGCATCGGTTCGAACACGTACGGCGCATGGTGCTGATGACCGACGACGAAGCCGGACAGCACGAGTTCTACCGCTCCTTGGGCTTCACGAATCTCGCCGATCTCGCGCCGCTGAACCTCCACACCTTCGTGAAGATCTCCGCCCTTCCGCCTTCCTGA
- a CDS encoding LysR family transcriptional regulator — protein sequence MQEHPPLLPLTIQQLHYLATVAEQPTWAAAATELGVSPSALSQGLAELERRIGVTLFTRSGRRRELAPGADEVVAYAQRVIAQTRELGQWAASVRSGSAGRLRVGMIDAAAVEHFPGALAAFRAERPDVDLRLTVAPSGTLLEQLRAAELDVAVVVDPPPPSDDLELSPLIEEDLALYAPAGAAVGDAPSWGPFVLFPEDSHTRRTIVAALHERGATVDVVAVSHQPEVLRTMVELGLGWTVLPVAQAESGPSPLRRAIKEPLGRRRLVAARRRGSITQPATQALIAALAT from the coding sequence ATGCAGGAGCACCCGCCACTTCTCCCCCTCACGATCCAACAGCTGCACTACCTCGCCACCGTCGCCGAGCAGCCGACCTGGGCCGCCGCCGCGACCGAACTCGGCGTGTCGCCCTCGGCCCTGAGCCAGGGTCTGGCCGAACTCGAACGCCGCATCGGCGTCACGCTCTTCACCCGCAGTGGTCGTCGCCGCGAGCTCGCCCCGGGCGCCGACGAGGTGGTGGCCTACGCCCAACGAGTGATCGCACAAACCCGCGAGCTCGGTCAGTGGGCGGCCTCGGTCCGCAGTGGGTCGGCCGGTCGGCTGCGGGTCGGCATGATCGACGCGGCGGCCGTCGAGCATTTTCCCGGTGCCCTGGCGGCGTTCCGGGCCGAGCGGCCCGACGTCGACCTGCGGCTCACCGTTGCCCCTTCGGGTACCTTGCTGGAGCAGCTGCGGGCTGCCGAACTCGACGTCGCCGTGGTGGTCGACCCTCCCCCACCCAGCGACGACCTCGAACTGTCACCCCTCATCGAGGAAGACCTCGCCCTCTACGCTCCGGCCGGTGCAGCGGTCGGCGATGCGCCGAGCTGGGGACCGTTCGTGTTGTTCCCCGAGGACTCCCACACTCGGCGCACCATCGTGGCGGCGCTCCACGAGCGTGGCGCCACCGTCGACGTGGTGGCCGTGTCGCACCAGCCCGAGGTGCTACGAACGATGGTCGAGCTCGGACTCGGGTGGACGGTCCTGCCGGTGGCGCAGGCCGAGTCCGGCCCCTCGCCACTCCGCCGGGCGATCAAGGAGCCGCTCGGTCGCCGACGGCTCGTCGCAGCGCGGCGCCGGGGCTCGATCACCCAGCCGGCAACCCAGGCATTGATCGCGGCCCTGGCGACGTGA
- a CDS encoding inositol-3-phosphate synthase, producing MTEPLDIAPATGKLGILTPGMGAVSSTFIAGVLAARASGKPPLGSVSQMAHIRLGKREEGRAPLIRDFVPLASLDDIVFGGWDPISPNALEAARTCGVLEEKDLAPISAELEGIVAMDAVFDQKWVSRLEGTRVKQIDNKWDQAMALMADIENFRTENGCDRLVMVWCGSTEAFQQPSAVHDSIESFEAGMKANDENISPSQLYVYAALQSGVPFANGAPNLSTDLPCMIELSKKLGVPIAGKDFKTGQTLMKTLIAPGLKARMLGLRGWYSTNILGNRDGEVLDAPENFKTKEESKLGVLHGILQPETYPDLYGNIDHVVRINYYPPRGDNKEGWDAIDIFGWMGYPMQIKIDFLCRDSILAAPIVLDLALFMDLAGRAGQSGVQEWLSFYLKAPQAAGDQPAEQDLFIQQTKLKNTLREWMGEEPVTHSEAG from the coding sequence ATGACTGAACCTCTCGACATTGCGCCCGCCACGGGCAAGCTCGGCATTCTCACCCCGGGCATGGGCGCCGTTTCCTCCACCTTCATCGCCGGTGTGTTGGCCGCCCGCGCCTCGGGCAAGCCGCCCCTCGGCTCCGTGAGCCAGATGGCGCACATCCGACTCGGCAAGCGCGAAGAGGGCCGTGCGCCGCTGATCCGGGACTTCGTGCCGCTGGCGTCGCTCGACGACATCGTCTTCGGCGGTTGGGACCCCATCTCGCCCAACGCGCTCGAGGCCGCCCGCACCTGCGGCGTGCTCGAGGAGAAGGACCTCGCTCCCATCTCGGCGGAACTCGAAGGCATCGTCGCCATGGACGCCGTCTTCGATCAGAAGTGGGTGAGCCGCCTCGAGGGCACCCGCGTCAAGCAGATCGACAACAAGTGGGATCAGGCCATGGCGCTCATGGCCGACATCGAGAACTTCCGCACCGAGAACGGCTGCGATCGTCTCGTCATGGTGTGGTGTGGCTCGACCGAGGCCTTCCAGCAGCCATCGGCCGTGCACGACTCGATCGAGTCGTTCGAGGCCGGAATGAAGGCCAACGACGAGAACATCTCGCCGAGCCAGCTCTACGTCTACGCCGCACTCCAGTCCGGCGTGCCCTTCGCCAACGGCGCCCCGAACCTGTCGACCGACCTGCCCTGCATGATCGAACTGTCGAAGAAGCTCGGCGTGCCGATCGCCGGCAAGGACTTCAAGACCGGCCAGACCCTCATGAAGACCCTCATCGCTCCGGGTCTCAAGGCCCGCATGCTCGGCCTCCGCGGCTGGTACTCGACCAACATCCTCGGCAACCGCGACGGCGAGGTGCTCGACGCGCCGGAGAACTTCAAGACCAAGGAAGAGTCGAAGCTGGGCGTGCTCCACGGCATCCTCCAGCCCGAGACCTACCCCGACCTCTACGGCAACATCGACCACGTCGTGCGGATCAACTACTACCCGCCGCGTGGTGACAACAAGGAGGGCTGGGACGCCATCGACATCTTCGGCTGGATGGGTTACCCCATGCAGATCAAGATCGATTTCCTGTGCCGCGACTCGATCCTGGCCGCCCCGATCGTGCTCGACCTGGCGCTGTTCATGGACCTCGCCGGCCGCGCCGGCCAGTCCGGCGTGCAGGAGTGGCTCAGCTTCTACCTCAAGGCCCCGCAGGCCGCCGGTGACCAGCCGGCCGAACAGGATCTGTTCATCCAGCAGACCAAGCTCAAGAACACCCTGCGCGAATGGATGGGCGAAGAACCCGTCACCCACAGCGAGGCCGGCTGA
- a CDS encoding phosphotransferase, which yields MPITPPDDVVATVGPLESWEAIEPTNNRGSHVWFAGNRVVSQHPSGAGTALADRYRWLAERAPTATVELVSGAADSDWLVTTRLAGHAAHRVDAHGDMQGVPATLARALRQLHDQVVDVDDFPFAAGWDDLAADVTASIADLDPSTLPDPYARYDAERLAEIWREGRPGTEDIVLCHGDPSLPNLLIDPGVVGWVDVGRLRLADRHLDLAVAQYSIHRNFGPDAVFAFFEAYDLDPDLVRIDHYLLANFLLP from the coding sequence ATGCCCATCACCCCTCCTGACGACGTCGTGGCCACGGTCGGCCCGCTCGAGTCGTGGGAGGCGATCGAGCCCACCAACAATCGAGGCTCGCACGTCTGGTTCGCTGGGAACCGAGTGGTGTCGCAGCATCCCTCGGGCGCCGGGACCGCACTGGCCGACCGCTACCGCTGGCTGGCCGAACGAGCCCCCACCGCCACCGTCGAACTGGTGTCGGGCGCGGCCGACAGCGACTGGCTCGTGACCACTCGGCTCGCAGGACACGCCGCCCACCGAGTCGATGCCCACGGCGACATGCAGGGCGTTCCCGCCACGCTGGCACGGGCCTTGCGTCAGCTTCACGACCAGGTGGTCGACGTCGACGACTTCCCCTTCGCCGCCGGCTGGGACGACCTGGCCGCCGACGTCACCGCCTCCATCGCCGACCTCGACCCGTCGACGTTGCCCGACCCCTACGCCCGCTATGACGCCGAGCGTCTGGCCGAGATCTGGCGCGAGGGTCGCCCGGGAACCGAAGACATCGTGCTGTGCCACGGTGATCCGTCGCTGCCGAACCTGCTCATCGATCCCGGTGTGGTCGGCTGGGTTGATGTGGGTCGGCTGCGGTTGGCCGATCGCCACCTCGATCTGGCGGTTGCCCAATACAGCATCCATCGCAACTTCGGGCCCGACGCCGTGTTTGCGTTCTTCGAGGCGTACGACCTCGATCCCGATCTGGTGCGGATCGACCACTACCTCCTCGCCAACTTCTTGCTGCCATGA
- the miaA gene encoding tRNA (adenosine(37)-N6)-dimethylallyltransferase MiaA, whose amino-acid sequence MTRPPLVIVGPTAAGKSSLALQLALAEPGSIEIVSADAMAVYRTMDVGTAKPSPADRALVPHHLVDVVDPTEDYAVSRFADEVVAVLDDLERRSITPVLVGGTGLYVRAVVDGFDIPPQFPAVAAELDADPDTESLWLRLRELDPAAADKMLPTNRRRIVRALEVTIGSGQPFSSFGPGVDAYGETRFAQAGLEIDRDEMDRRIDARYDEQMAAGFLDEVANVRADGWSKTAAQALGYKELAAHLDGECSLDDALDEAKRRTRRFARRQQRWFRRDPRIRWFDALAPDLVEQVGNWWGESAK is encoded by the coding sequence ATGACCAGGCCGCCGCTCGTCATCGTCGGGCCGACGGCGGCCGGCAAGTCGTCGCTCGCCCTCCAGCTGGCTCTGGCCGAACCCGGGTCGATCGAGATCGTGTCGGCCGACGCCATGGCGGTGTACCGGACGATGGACGTGGGAACGGCAAAACCCTCGCCGGCCGATCGTGCGCTCGTGCCGCATCACCTGGTCGACGTGGTCGATCCCACCGAGGACTACGCCGTGTCGCGTTTCGCCGACGAGGTCGTCGCCGTGCTCGACGACCTGGAGCGGCGCTCCATCACCCCGGTGCTCGTCGGCGGGACCGGGCTCTACGTGCGGGCGGTGGTCGACGGATTCGACATCCCACCCCAGTTCCCTGCGGTGGCGGCCGAACTCGACGCCGACCCCGACACCGAGTCGCTGTGGCTGCGGTTGCGCGAGCTCGACCCGGCGGCGGCCGACAAGATGCTGCCGACGAACCGGCGCCGGATCGTGCGTGCGCTCGAGGTCACGATCGGATCGGGGCAGCCGTTCTCCAGCTTCGGTCCCGGTGTGGACGCCTATGGCGAGACCCGCTTCGCCCAGGCCGGGCTCGAGATCGACCGCGACGAGATGGATCGTCGCATCGATGCCCGCTACGACGAGCAGATGGCGGCCGGGTTCCTCGACGAGGTCGCAAACGTGCGGGCCGACGGCTGGTCGAAGACCGCAGCCCAGGCGCTGGGCTACAAGGAATTGGCCGCTCACCTCGACGGTGAGTGCTCGCTGGACGACGCGCTCGACGAGGCCAAGCGGCGGACGAGGCGCTTCGCCCGCCGGCAGCAGCGCTGGTTCCGACGCGATCCCCGCATCCGCTGGTTCGATGCTTTGGCCCCCGATCTGGTCGAGCAGGTCGGAAACTGGTGGGGCGAATCCGCAAAGTGA
- the dapF gene encoding diaminopimelate epimerase, with translation MTAVFLTKHVALGNDFLIAVDPSRPLTPADAVAWCDRHRGIGADGLISLSPNADEPGVWTMVLRNSDGSSAEISGNGVRAVGQALARYTGSPAPTRFEVDTDAGRRTLDIISIDGTEAQVRADMGEVRPGPPTFDDWASLGVDVERQAGLDIGNPHLVAVVANPDAHDLAVVGPAVESRYPQGLNVHLISVTSDHSLDLRVWERGAGITEACGSGACAAAAASIDWGLTGPVVEVAMPGGTATVERHSNGNLLLTGPTTLIADIVIGNVDSADATAGAVAADPSTNDTLEEV, from the coding sequence TTGACTGCTGTTTTTCTCACCAAACACGTTGCGCTCGGCAACGACTTCCTGATCGCCGTCGACCCGTCGCGTCCACTGACGCCCGCCGACGCCGTTGCCTGGTGCGATCGTCATCGCGGGATCGGCGCCGATGGACTCATCTCACTGAGCCCCAACGCCGACGAGCCCGGGGTGTGGACGATGGTGCTGCGCAACTCCGATGGGAGCAGCGCCGAGATCTCCGGCAATGGCGTACGGGCGGTCGGGCAGGCCCTCGCCCGCTACACCGGAAGCCCGGCCCCCACTCGGTTCGAGGTCGACACCGATGCCGGTCGCCGCACGCTCGACATCATCAGCATCGACGGCACCGAGGCGCAGGTCCGTGCCGACATGGGCGAGGTTCGCCCCGGTCCGCCAACGTTCGACGACTGGGCATCACTCGGTGTCGATGTCGAGCGCCAGGCCGGGCTCGACATCGGCAATCCCCACCTGGTCGCAGTGGTCGCCAACCCCGACGCCCACGATCTCGCCGTGGTCGGCCCGGCGGTCGAGTCCCGCTACCCGCAGGGACTCAACGTCCACCTGATCTCGGTCACCTCCGACCACTCGCTCGATCTCCGGGTCTGGGAACGAGGCGCGGGTATCACCGAAGCCTGTGGTTCGGGTGCCTGCGCTGCCGCGGCGGCGTCGATCGACTGGGGCCTCACCGGTCCCGTGGTCGAGGTCGCCATGCCGGGCGGAACCGCCACCGTCGAGCGGCACTCGAACGGCAACCTGCTGCTCACCGGTCCCACCACCCTGATCGCCGACATCGTGATCGGCAACGTCGATTCGGCAGATGCAACCGCCGGCGCCGTCGCTGCCGATCCATCCACCAACGACACACTCGAAGAGGTTTGA
- the hflX gene encoding GTPase HflX, with the protein MPTGPFDDNDRLDIDQPDPDAVDGNAFDGDAFDKEESHRGAFGEYGGEIRAGFLDRSFRERIVLVGMIREGQTEEDTQASLDELALLIDTAGADEIDRVIQRRDRPDPATFVGKGKVDEILESALMHDADTVVFDDELTPAQQFNLERILKRTALDRTAVILDIFAQHATSMEGKTQVELAQLRYNLPRLRGKKDFSQQGGGIGTRGPGETQLEVDRRRLVRRMHKLERDLRGITDRRANQRKARRRSPFRSVSIVGYTNAGKSTLLNAITGSDVKSEDRLFATLDPTTRQTQLPGGETILMTDTVGFVKKLPHQLVEAFKSTLEVAAEVDLLVHVVDASGPDPAGHMQAVRTVLSEIGAVDVPELLVFNKADLDPVAAERLVRHHPGSVAVSAATGAGLDDVLEAIAVALRANSSVYDLFIPYSRGDMLAATHREGEVLSEVSESSGIAVRARLEHASALRMQDYIVATVGDAPVLPFIGEAVGSTDSDPTIEGL; encoded by the coding sequence ATGCCAACTGGTCCGTTCGACGACAACGATCGTCTCGACATCGATCAACCCGACCCCGATGCGGTCGATGGCAACGCATTCGACGGCGATGCATTCGACAAGGAGGAGTCACACCGTGGCGCCTTCGGCGAGTACGGCGGCGAGATCCGGGCCGGCTTCCTCGATCGGAGCTTCCGTGAGCGCATCGTCCTCGTTGGCATGATCCGCGAGGGCCAGACCGAAGAAGACACGCAGGCATCGCTCGACGAGCTCGCGTTGCTCATCGACACCGCCGGTGCCGATGAGATCGATCGGGTCATCCAGCGGCGCGACCGGCCCGACCCCGCCACGTTCGTGGGCAAGGGCAAGGTCGACGAAATCCTCGAGTCGGCCCTCATGCACGACGCCGACACCGTGGTGTTCGACGACGAACTCACCCCGGCCCAACAGTTCAACCTCGAACGGATCCTCAAGCGCACCGCACTCGACCGAACCGCCGTGATCCTCGACATCTTCGCCCAGCACGCCACGTCGATGGAGGGCAAGACCCAGGTCGAGCTGGCCCAGCTCCGCTACAACCTGCCGCGGCTGCGGGGCAAGAAGGACTTCAGCCAGCAGGGCGGTGGCATCGGCACCCGAGGTCCCGGTGAAACCCAGCTCGAAGTCGACCGCCGCCGCCTCGTCCGCCGCATGCACAAGCTGGAGCGGGATCTTCGGGGCATCACCGACCGTCGAGCCAACCAGCGCAAGGCCCGTCGTCGTTCACCGTTCCGGAGCGTGTCGATCGTCGGGTACACGAACGCGGGCAAGTCCACCCTGCTCAACGCGATCACCGGATCCGATGTCAAGAGCGAGGATCGGCTGTTCGCCACCCTCGACCCCACCACCCGCCAGACCCAGCTTCCCGGCGGTGAGACGATCCTCATGACCGACACCGTCGGGTTCGTGAAGAAGTTGCCGCACCAGCTCGTCGAGGCCTTCAAGTCGACGCTCGAGGTCGCGGCCGAGGTCGACCTCCTCGTGCACGTGGTCGACGCGTCGGGTCCCGATCCGGCCGGTCACATGCAGGCCGTGCGCACGGTGCTGTCCGAGATCGGCGCGGTCGACGTGCCGGAGCTGCTCGTGTTCAACAAGGCCGACCTCGATCCCGTTGCCGCCGAGCGACTCGTGCGTCACCATCCCGGGTCGGTGGCCGTATCGGCCGCGACCGGCGCAGGACTCGACGATGTGCTCGAGGCCATCGCCGTTGCGCTGCGGGCCAACTCCTCGGTCTACGACCTCTTCATCCCCTACAGCCGGGGCGACATGCTGGCCGCCACCCATCGCGAAGGCGAGGTGCTGTCGGAGGTGTCGGAGTCGTCGGGCATCGCCGTGCGGGCCCGGCTGGAACATGCCTCGGCACTGCGTATGCAGGACTACATCGTCGCCACCGTCGGCGACGCTCCCGTGCTCCCATTCATCGGCGAGGCCGTCGGCTCGACCGACAGCGACCCGACGATCGAAGGTCTGTGA
- a CDS encoding aminotransferase class I/II-fold pyridoxal phosphate-dependent enzyme, giving the protein MNQGFVPPPYPYDRLDTLKPLAEAHAGGMIDLSIGTPFDPPPAAVVEGLGHSNAERGYPPSIGTPAFRQAAADWLNRLVGSDLDPAHLAAAIGTKEFVAGLPQWLKLRTPDRDTVLYPAISYPSYAMGATLAGCRAVPVPVNEHWRIDLSQIDPADAARALCLWVNTPGNPAGGIDDLGAAAAWGRANDVPVFSDECYIEFTWDGPPRSILEHGSDGVVAVHSLSKRSNLAGARAGFYGGDPELVHYLSELRKHAGFMVPGPVQAAAIVSFGDQEHVEVQKARYLERLQMAQKLVASLGVDAALPGGGFYLWAPAPEGDAWGFAELLAREAGVLVSPGEFYGDAGAGHVRIAVVQPTERLQLALDRLAD; this is encoded by the coding sequence ATGAACCAGGGATTCGTTCCTCCTCCCTACCCCTACGATCGGCTCGACACGCTGAAGCCTCTGGCCGAGGCGCACGCGGGCGGCATGATCGATCTGTCGATCGGCACACCGTTCGACCCGCCGCCGGCGGCGGTGGTCGAGGGACTCGGTCATTCCAACGCCGAGCGCGGCTACCCGCCGTCGATCGGTACCCCGGCCTTCCGCCAGGCGGCCGCCGACTGGTTGAACCGGCTGGTCGGCTCCGATCTCGACCCGGCCCATCTGGCCGCCGCCATCGGCACCAAGGAGTTCGTTGCGGGCCTGCCCCAATGGCTCAAGCTACGTACGCCCGACCGCGACACCGTGCTCTATCCGGCGATCAGTTACCCGAGCTATGCGATGGGCGCCACGCTGGCCGGATGCCGAGCGGTGCCGGTTCCGGTCAACGAGCACTGGCGGATCGACCTGTCCCAGATCGATCCGGCCGATGCCGCCCGAGCACTGTGCCTGTGGGTGAACACGCCGGGCAACCCGGCCGGCGGCATCGATGACCTCGGCGCCGCCGCAGCTTGGGGCCGGGCCAACGACGTGCCGGTGTTCTCCGACGAGTGTTACATCGAGTTCACCTGGGACGGTCCGCCGCGGTCGATCCTCGAACACGGCTCCGACGGCGTCGTCGCCGTGCACTCGCTTTCGAAGCGATCGAATCTCGCTGGCGCTCGCGCCGGGTTCTACGGTGGCGACCCTGAGCTGGTCCACTACCTGTCCGAGCTCCGCAAGCACGCAGGGTTCATGGTGCCGGGGCCGGTCCAGGCGGCGGCGATCGTCTCGTTCGGCGACCAGGAGCACGTCGAGGTGCAGAAGGCCCGCTATCTCGAGCGGCTGCAGATGGCGCAGAAGCTCGTCGCCAGTCTCGGCGTCGACGCCGCCCTGCCTGGCGGTGGGTTCTACCTCTGGGCGCCTGCGCCTGAAGGCGACGCCTGGGGTTTCGCCGAGTTGCTGGCTCGCGAGGCTGGTGTGCTGGTCAGCCCCGGCGAGTTCTACGGCGACGCCGGTGCCGGCCACGTGCGCATCGCCGTGGTGCAGCCGACCGAGCGGCTCCAACTCGCCCTCGACCGTCTCGCCGACTGA